ACGGTATTCGTGTGTTTGAGGTCATTGAGTATAATACTTCACGTATCTGTGCTTATCATGGTGTTGAGGTCACTAGGGATCCGAGGGGAGTAGTTAATTGCCCTAAAGGTCATAAGCTTCATTCGGACCTAAATGGTGCATTGAATATCTTGAAGAAGGCTACCGGTATAGTGATCTCGACGATAAAGAGGCCCCTATCCTTCATCGTGGATCATAATCGAGTAGAGCCCGTGAAAGGGGCGTAACCCTCTAGACCTCGGGGAACCCTCGCCCTCAAGGCGGGGGAGGAGGTCAGGCAATTTATGGTTGGTGAATTGATGAGGAGCCACGGAATCCGATTCGCGCCGTGTTACAAGATGAATGGCAAATCTCGCGCCTTAGGGCGGGGATGGGTTTTTTAACCTAGAATTCAACTCCTCCTCATGATCACCGATAATATTTAAAAGAGGAGCATGTCAAGCATATTCAAGCGGCCGTAGTCTAGTTTGGATCAGGACGACGGCCTTCCACGCCGTAGATCGTGGGTTCAAATCCCACCGGCCGCATCACCCTAATCCGGACATGGATCCAGAGCATCCCCTTACCCGCTTCTTGCCTTAGCAATGGCTCGAATCCCATCCTCGATATTTTCCTCCCTAATCGCGCTGGCGCTGAGCCTCGCCGCATCCCTCTTCTCCTCTCCAATGAAGAATTTAGAGGCAGGCACAAACACTGCCCCCAGCCTAATTGCCTTACGCAATACCTCCGCGGCGGGCATGCCTAGGCTAATTAAGGCGTAGAAGCCGCACTTAGGTTCATACATTAGGGAGCCCGGCATGTATCTCTCCAGTGAATCCAGTAGAATGCTTAACTTACGCCTATAGAGGGGCCTGGCTTTCCCAATAACCTCCTCCGCTGCTCCATGCCTCAATAATTTATATGCGATTAATTGGGTTAAGGTAGATGTTGAGAAATCGTGTTGCTCAAGCCTCTCAAGCCCGCCTCTCAACCAGTCCGGCGCCACCACGAAGCCTATCCTGAAGCCGGGGCCAAGCAATTTACTGAGAGTCCCCACGTAAATCACATCGCTAGACATGGAGCGAATGGGGAGAGGCGCCTCCCTGGAGAGAATAGTGTATGGGTCGTCCTCCACAATGAGGAGCCCCCTTTCCCGCGATAAGTCAATGAGGCGCTTCCTATCCTCAATGCCCATGCATGTTCCAGTGGGATTATGGCAACTCGGTATAGTGTATAATACGCCTGGTTCCCTCGCTATTTTCTCGAGACTGCTCGGATCAATGCCGCCATTAGTGATTGGCGCCCCAATGAGTTTGCCTCCCTGGAACCTCAGTGGAGCAATGGTTTCATAGAATGTCGGGTTCTCCACGTAAACCCTAGTTCCGCGATGCACCAATAATTGAGACAATAATTTAACCGCATGCTGCGCACCGCTCGTTATTATTATGCTCCTCCAATTCGCACTTATATTCAGGTACTTGAGGAGGTATCGCGATACCTCTATCCTCAATTCCCGCAAGCCCCCAGCGCCAGGGTACGCGAGGGCAGCGGGGCCGAACTCGGCGATCACTTGNTTCATGGATTCCTTGATTAGATTGATTGGGATTAGGGATGGATCAGGTGATCCGCTAGCAAAATTGAATTTAATGCCGCGGCGAATCGACCTGCTAGCCAACTCTACTGGAGACCAATTAATCCTGGGAATCCTGATGCCGCTCATCCATTAATGAAGNGAATCCAGTTATTTAATGGTTCCCTTAATGCATCAATTCACGCGGTGCCCTAGGCGAGTTCATTATATTAAGGCCTAACCATGCCTCCACTTGCTGAGTAGGTGGGATTCATTATTCATTTATCAATGTTTAAATATGGGAACTGAATTCCTTTTTAAGTGGTAGTTAATGTATTGCCTGCATTCGCGGCCGCCGTAATATGGGCCTACGCCTCAGTGTCCTACAGGGAATTCGTGTTGAGGTTAGGTGTCTTGAGGTTAAACGCGTTGAGAATGACCTACTCGGCGATAGCATTATTGGTTCCAACCATTATTCTAGGCATAAACATGGGCGCAATATATGGCGTATTAAGCGGGGTCCTTAGCCTTGCCATTGGGGATTCGCTGTACCTCAGGAGCATAAGGGCATCCGGAGTTTCAGTCGCGGTTCCAGCATCATATAGCTATATCATTATGGAGCAATTCATGGCAATCGCATTGGGGGAACCCCTAAAGCTAAGCTACTTAGCGGCCGCCGGCTTAATGATTCTTGGTATTTACCTCTTAACAAGGGGTGGGGGGAGCGGAAATGCCTTGGGCATCGCCTATGCCCTAGCCGCCGCAGCGGCCTGGACGCTGGGCTACGCGGCAATAAGGGTGGCGGGAGTCAGTGGCCTCGGCCCAATACCAATAGCGTTTACCAGGGTGACCTCTGCTCTCCCATTATTAGTCGTGGCCAGTCACATAGATATTGGGGATGCAGCGAAGACGACTTGGAGAACCGTGCTCCCCATAGTATCGGCCCTAGACCTTGGCCTCGGCTCAGCGCTATTCGCCTACTCAACAATACAAGCAGGGCTGGCTCCCACGGTGATAGCCATGGGCACGGTGCCCCTCCTATCCCAATTGATCTCACGTATGCTGGGCAGGGAGAAGCCCAGGAATAGGGAGTACGCCTCCGCAGCAGTGATGCTAACCGCCATAGCTGTATCGTTCATGTGATGGCGGCAACCATGAGGAACTAGACGACATGTTTCGCCTATATTTATATAGATATCTAGTGGGCATTACAACGTGAGGATTAAGGTATGGTTCCTCGCCACACTCTTCAACTTGGCTGGAGACTTATGGATTAACATGGCTGTTCCCGATGGGGCCACGATTAACGATCTCCTTCAAGCCATATCCAACATCAAGCCAGCCGTGATTCATGCGGTAATGGATGGGGAGAGACTCAAGAGAGACTACATAATTACAGTGAATGGCCGCGATATTGCCTTCCTCAGTGGATCAATGACTGTTCTTAGGGAGGGAGATGAAGTGGCGATATTCCCATCATTGATTCTGTCTTAGTGCTGCCACCATGATAATTGCGTTACCAAAAATTGGACACACAGTCCCTGGAAACGATCCCAAATCAGGATCCCGAATTGGTTTAATGTTTAATCCACTACGCGTCCCATTAAGTGTATCGGCGTTGCATCATCAACGCTCACGGTCACGAAGGTGGAGAGGCTTGCCTTCTCCACAATGACTGGCCTGTAATTCCCTATCCTAACCATGAATCCCCTCCCCCTATAGCCTGGTTGACTCACTATTCCATTGAACGTGCCCCCAATGAATTTCTTGTTTCGAGCCAGGGATACTTTAAGCGCCTCCTCGCTCATTAACTTGCTTCTCGCCTTTTTTACCGCATCTGGGATCTGCTTCATGGCTGCGGCCTCTGTTCCAGGCCTTGGACTGAATCTAGCCACGTGGACCTTATCTATCTCTAATTCCTTAATTAATTGAAGGGATTCCATGAAGTCCTCCTCCCCCTCCCCGGGGTGCCCCACAATTATGTCAGTGGCTATCGTTGAGTCGGGAAAAGCCCTCCTTATCTTCATTACCTCCTCCCTGAACAGCGATGCCTCGTACTTTCTCCTCATTATTTTAAGTACCCTATCGCTCCCGCTTTGAACAGGTATGTGGAAGAACCTATATATCCTCCAGTCGCTCTTAACGACGTCTATTAATCTATCCAGGAATCGATCCAGCTCGAGGGGCTCCATCATGCCCATCCTAATGAAGAACCTCCCATCAATCCTCAGTATTGACTCCAGCAAGTCAACTAAGTCATACCCCTTATCCCTACCATAAGCGCTCGTTTCCTGCCCAGTCAAGTAAATCTCCCTAGCGCCTCTCTGCACGGCTCTCCTCACATTGCTTACCACGGCCTCCAGGTCATAGCTCTTGACCCACCCCATGCCTCCCCTCGCCAACTTAGTGGCGCAGAAGGCGCAGTTACCCATGCATCCAACCTGTATGGGAACCACATGTATGTGATTCCTTGCCCCCGTGAATTCAGGTAGAATCTTCATGGGCCTCTCCCTTCCGGTAATCGATGAATTCAGCAATGCATCGAATTCTTCTATGCCGTTTAGATCGATGAGAACAACATCCGGATAGGCTTCCCTTAGCCTGCTTGGCTTGACTTTCACTAGGCACCCAGAGGCCACGATTCTCTTTTCACTATTACCCACCCGCTTAAGAAACCTAACCGCGCTCTCCTCCGCCTCCTGCCTAACGGCGCACGTGTTTAGGACAACTAAGTCGGCTTCCCCGGGGTCCCGCACCCTCTCGTGTCCGGCCGCAGCTAATCTCTGGGCTATTAACTCGCTGTCGGCCTTATTCAGCCAGCACCCCAGGGTCTCCACATAGAACTTCACGTAATTGGTCGTGACAGCAGTGTTTAAAATACTTGGTTCACTTGTTCATAGATGGAGATACAGATACTGGGGGGCGGAGGGGAAGTTGGGAGGATGGCCATCCTAGTCAAGGGATCGAGGAATGCCTTCCTCATGGATTACGGCGTTAACTTCGACGATGAGGGCCACCCCGTCTTTCCGCTTCATGTGAGGCCCAGGGACTTAACCGCAGTAATGCTTAGCCACTCACACCTTGATCACTGCGGCGCATTGCCAAGCCTCTACGTGAGCGCCTCGCCTCCCCTCTATGCAACTAAATTAACGACTGAGCTGGCGGAGTTGATGTTCAAGGACGCAATAAAGCTAAGCGGGTACTACTTGCCTTATGAGGATGATGAGGTACGCAACGCATTAAGGCAAGCAGCGCCGGTGGAGTACGGCACTACGGTGACGTTTGGAGATGATAAGGCAACCTTCGTGAATGCGGGCCATGTGCCGGGCAGCATGATGACGTACCTGGAGGTGGATGGGAGGGGCCTCGTGTTCACCGGCGACTTCAATCTAGGCGAATCCAACTTATTGAATGGAGCCGACGTGAGCATGTTGCCCAAGGACTTGGATTACGTGGTGATGGAGGCCACATACACATCTGGGAATCACCCACCAAAGGAGGAACTGGATAAGGCCTTCATAGATGCAGTCAAGTCAACGCTGGAGGAGGGCGGCTCAGTCCTAATACCTAGCTTCACAATAGGGAGGGCCCAGGAAATCCTCATGACTATAGTGAGGAATAACGTGCTTGACGTGCCCATAATAGTTGATGGCTTGGCCAGGATGGCTAATCAAGTAATAGCTAAGTACCCTCACCTGCTTCGGGATCCGGGCCTTTATGAGAAGGCAATGAAGGCCAGCGTCGAGGTTCTAGGAAATTATTATAGGAAGCAAGTGCTTCGGGATCAATCGATAATAATCGCGCCGGCCGGCATGCTTAAAGGCGGTGCATCCCTCTATTACTTCAAGAGGTTAGCCAGAGATAAGCGTAACGCGGTTATTCTGCCCAGTTTCCAGGCCCCAGATACTCCAGGCTTCGAGTTGCTGAGCAGGGGGGCAGTTAGGATCGGCAATGAGGAGATAAGGGTTAACGCCAAGATTTATTGGTTCGACTTCAGCGCGCACAGCGGCTTAAGGGAATTAATTAGCTTCATTGATCACTTCTCCTCCAAGACCAAGGTAATACTGGTCCACACGGAGCCTCTTGCCAGCATTAAATTCGCGCAGTCCCTGGGCAGGGATCTATACGTGACTAAGGTAAGCGGGGAGCGAATAATAGATTAATGAATAAATCTGTGGATGCATAATCATGCATTCACCCTGGCCAGTATGGGGCATCCCCGCCCATCGTTTGCGCAGTATTGTTGAGCATACTTTGACCTGACGCTTCTCCACTCCTCCGGGGGCATTAATGCGCATCGATCTCCATCAAACGTGTGCACATAGAAGACGCACCTCATGTGGAAACTGGGCCACCCATCATTAAAAGCTTATTGTTTTTGATTCAATGATCAATCGACGCGCCCCGCTCCGCTGAGCGAATCACTTGGTCATGGACTCATAGACCTTTATTAATGCTTGAGTGCCTTTTTCCCCGAGNCCCTTAGCCACCAGCGACTCATATAGTTGAAGCAACAGGCTTGATCCAGGCAGCGGCGTGTGTGTTTTACTGGCTAAATCAATCACGTACCTCAAGTCCTTCCTGAGATGCGCTGCCCTGAATCCGGGCTCCAAATCGCCGCGCATTATCTTAGGTAAGTAATACTGGACAGTGAATGAATTGGCGGCTCCAGAGCTCAACACCGTTAACAATGCATCCTCGCTGACGCCGGCCCGCCTCGCCAGCATTAATGCCTCCGCCACAGCCATCATATCTATCCCAACAACTATTTGATTGCATAGCTTCAATAATTGCCCGGCCCCCGCTTCTCCGCCATACACAATTGTCTTCCCCATGGCCTCGAGCACTGGCTTAACTCTCTCGAACGTCTCTCTCCGTCCCCCAACCATTATCGTGAGAGTCCCCTCCCGCGCCCCCTTATCGCCCCCCGTCACTGGGGCATCAAGGAACTCCACGCCGAGGCTTGAGAGCCTGGAGAAGAATGACTTAGCGACCTCAGGCGAGTTAGTGCTCATATCTATGAATATGAGTCCCTCATGCCTTCCCTCAACCACTCCATTGGGGCCGAACAATACCTCCTCGACATCGGGCGCATCGGTTACCATGCTGATCACGACATCGCTTGACTCGGCCACCTCCCTCGGCGAGGACGCGATGGAGGCCCCGAGCCCCCGCATCGCCTCTGCCTTGCTTCTCGTCCTATTATAAACAATTAAGGGAAACCCCTTCCTAGCTATGTTAGTGGCCATGGGAAGCCCCATTATTCCAAGCCCTATGAAGCCAACCCTAAGCATGAACTGTAAACAGCGGCCTCAATATAATCCTATCACTCACTTCACTTGAGGGTCGCTTTAGTGAGCATGGAGCGTTGGCTTGCGTCGCTGAATGAGCGTATAATAGATAACCATATCATCCTTAAGGCGGAGAGCCGCCAATTGTTTCGTCCTCCATCCACTGAAGATAATCCGCGTTCCCGGCAGTGATTGGAACCGCTAATACTTCCGGCACCTCGTATGGATGGATCTCCTTTACTCGCTTAATTAAGTCGCGAAGCCTCGGCTCCGTGGTCTTCATCATCATTAGAACCTCATCCTCATCCTCCACTTTTCCCCGCCACCTATATATGCTCCGCACGCGAGTCATATTAACGCAGGCAGCTAATCGTTCCTCCACCAATGCGCGAGCCATCTTGGCCGCCTCATCCTCGTTCGGGGCAGTCACGTAAATAATGAAGTACTGCATGGGAATAATTAAAGTAGCTGCTTAAAAATCAATCCCAATCCTCAATTCATGCGTGCAGAGGTATTCACTCCGGCAGTGGTTTCCAGCTTATTTGAGGCTTGCTTAACTGATCGGAGCGGCAAGCCAATAACTGATCCATTAAGAATGGGAGCCAGGGGAGGAGGATTCACCATGAGCGCCGGGGTCAGGACCAAGGTTCGCCTAATCGAGGAGCCAAGCATTAAGGTGGCGATAAATGGGGAACCCAATGAGGCTAGAACCACGGTTAACGCGATCAAGATAGCTATTAATCGCCTTGGCCTACATGTGAGGGGCGTCGAGGTTAGCCACGTCGTGGAGGTCCCCATTGGTTCAGGCTTCGGCACCAGTGCATCGGGGGCTCTTGGCGCGGTTCTAGCCTTATCCCTAGCCTCGCGCCGCCCCCTCTCCCTGGTTAATGCGGTGAGGATCGCGCATGAGGCTGACGTGGTGAGCGGCACGGGTCTCGGCTCAGCGGAGGGTCTCCTCGCTGGGGGAGTGGGAATGGTCACTGAGCCCGGGGCTCCATGGTTTGGCTCCATAGATAAGATACCGCTAAGCGATGATTTGGCCGTGGTAGCTATTCACTTTGGGGGAATAGAGAAATCAACCGTATTATCATCAAGCGAGGCCCTCGCCGGGGTTAATGAGGCTGGGAGGAGAGCAATGAAGCGGGTCAAGGCTAGACCCACAATTAAGTCCCTACTAGTGGAGGCCAGGAGATTCGCCGAGGAATCCGGGATAGGGGATCCGGAACTGCTTAGGCTAGCTGATGAATTAGTGAGGGCGGGCGCCATTGGTGCATCCCAGAACATGATTGGGAGAGCCATTCATGCGGTGGTGAAGAAGGCCCGCCTCAGCGACGTGCTGGGGCTGGCTCGAGGATTCGGGGGGTTCCTCATAGTGTCCACGATATATGATGGAGGACCCAAGGTAATTGAGCATTCATAAGGCATTGCCGAGGAAGCGGGGCTTCCTGCGATTCATTTGCTCCACCCACGGCAATGCAAAGCCATGGTAAGCCCGCTCGCTATGGTGGATGAGATTAATCCTTTGCTTCATCGAGTTCATGCACTGCCTGAATCACTTCCTCGGCGCTCCTGGCGATACGTGCTCCCCGGAATCTGCTCGTCCATGATGCGAATCCAATCGNGTGGAATCCAACGCTGGCTCCAGCCAAGGCATCGTGTGGAGTATCAGTTATGTATGCTGTTTGATTGGGCTGGATGCCGTGTATCCTTATTATGTGCTTGAGGAGATCCATCTTAGTGCCGCGACCCAAGTCGCCCAGCGAGTACAGTGGATTAATTGAGACGCCAATCGCCTCGAGTTCCCTCATGATTAGGCTGCTCTCTATCTCTCTTCCAGTCGCTACAAGGGTTGATCTGCCCTCTCTCCGTAATTCATTTAATGCATCAATCATGCCTGGAATGGGTTGCCCAAAATCCTTTCTCTCCATATATATGGACCAGCACCTCCTCCAGAACATGAATGGATCCACGTGCCTAGGCGTGTATGTCCTCAATAGGTTCTCCTCGTAATCCGCCAAGAATAATTCGAAACTGCTGGGTGGAGCTACTCCATGCTCATCAACGCACTCCACGAATGCCTTATAGAATCCCCTGAATGTGTCCAGGAGAGTCATGTCAAGATCGAATACGACCCACTTAATCACGGCTCTGCGGTTACTTGCCCCCATTTTTATCCTTAACCGCCCGCTGCTCCAGGGAATTGCTTAACTCGAGGAGCGCCGCTCCCTGCCAGTATGATGGTGCCGCATCCCCATTGATTGACTTAACCAGTGCCATGGATTCATCCAGGGAGAGCCCCCTATACATTAAGTAGCCGATTATTATTGTTGGGGATCGGCCGATCCCGGCATTGCAGTGAACTATGACTCTCCCAGCCTTAATGGCCTCATCGATCCACTTAAATATGGAGAGAAACTCATCAATGCTCGGCGCACGCATATCCCTCACCGGCACATGCAGCACCTTAATGCCCAACTCATCGGCATCCCTCAAGTACTGATTCAAGGGATACCCCAGCGCCCTCATTTCCCAATCCTCCAGGACGGCGACTACCCCAGTCACTCCCTCCCTCCTCCACTTAATTAAGTCCCCCCGTCCCCGGGGTGCGCATGAACCGCCGATAACGTCGTTGACGAAGTATGGACACTTATTCGGCATGCATTGCCTCGCCTTTGTGCTGATTAAAGGCTTTTTCAGCTCGGGTTTTAAGCTTAAAAAGTCTAAAGGGTAGCCTCGCCTAATGGTTAAGGAAGTATTATATAGCGCCAGGACTGGGGATGAGCGGAGATTCATTTGCTGCGAGNGGTGGTGCGAGGGTTATTGGCTCAGCTTAGGCGAATTAAATCAATGCCTTGGCGAGTCAAG
The sequence above is drawn from the Thermocladium sp. ECH_B genome and encodes:
- a CDS encoding GntR family transcriptional regulator, giving the protein MSGIRIPRINWSPVELASRSIRRGIKFNFASGSPDPSLIPINLIKESMXQVIAEFGPAALAYPGAGGLRELRIEVSRYLLKYLNISANWRSIIITSGAQHAVKLLSQLLVHRGTRVYVENPTFYETIAPLRFQGGKLIGAPITNGGIDPSSLEKIAREPGVLYTIPSCHNPTGTCMGIEDRKRLIDLSRERGLLIVEDDPYTILSREAPLPIRSMSSDVIYVGTLSKLLGPGFRIGFVVAPDWLRGGLERLEQHDFSTSTLTQLIAYKLLRHGAAEEVIGKARPLYRRKLSILLDSLERYMPGSLMYEPKCGFYALISLGMPAAEVLRKAIRLGAVFVPASKFFIGEEKRDAARLSASAIREENIEDGIRAIAKARSG
- a CDS encoding multidrug transporter, with the protein product MVVNVLPAFAAAVIWAYASVSYREFVLRLGVLRLNALRMTYSAIALLVPTIILGINMGAIYGVLSGVLSLAIGDSLYLRSIRASGVSVAVPASYSYIIMEQFMAIALGEPLKLSYLAAAGLMILGIYLLTRGGGSGNALGIAYALAAAAAWTLGYAAIRVAGVSGLGPIPIAFTRVTSALPLLVVASHIDIGDAAKTTWRTVLPIVSALDLGLGSALFAYSTIQAGLAPTVIAMGTVPLLSQLISRMLGREKPRNREYASAAVMLTAIAVSFM
- a CDS encoding MiaB family RNA modification enzyme: MKFYVETLGCWLNKADSELIAQRLAAAGHERVRDPGEADLVVLNTCAVRQEAEESAVRFLKRVGNSEKRIVASGCLVKVKPSRLREAYPDVVLIDLNGIEEFDALLNSSITGRERPMKILPEFTGARNHIHVVPIQVGCMGNCAFCATKLARGGMGWVKSYDLEAVVSNVRRAVQRGAREIYLTGQETSAYGRDKGYDLVDLLESILRIDGRFFIRMGMMEPLELDRFLDRLIDVVKSDWRIYRFFHIPVQSGSDRVLKIMRRKYEASLFREEVMKIRRAFPDSTIATDIIVGHPGEGEEDFMESLQLIKELEIDKVHVARFSPRPGTEAAAMKQIPDAVKKARSKLMSEEALKVSLARNKKFIGGTFNGIVSQPGYRGRGFMVRIGNYRPVIVEKASLSTFVTVSVDDATPIHLMGRVVD
- a CDS encoding mRNA 3'-end processing factor is translated as MEIQILGGGGEVGRMAILVKGSRNAFLMDYGVNFDDEGHPVFPLHVRPRDLTAVMLSHSHLDHCGALPSLYVSASPPLYATKLTTELAELMFKDAIKLSGYYLPYEDDEVRNALRQAAPVEYGTTVTFGDDKATFVNAGHVPGSMMTYLEVDGRGLVFTGDFNLGESNLLNGADVSMLPKDLDYVVMEATYTSGNHPPKEELDKAFIDAVKSTLEEGGSVLIPSFTIGRAQEILMTIVRNNVLDVPIIVDGLARMANQVIAKYPHLLRDPGLYEKAMKASVEVLGNYYRKQVLRDQSIIIAPAGMLKGGASLYYFKRLARDKRNAVILPSFQAPDTPGFELLSRGAVRIGNEEIRVNAKIYWFDFSAHSGLRELISFIDHFSSKTKVILVHTEPLASIKFAQSLGRDLYVTKVSGERIID
- a CDS encoding 6-phosphogluconate dehydrogenase produces the protein MLRVGFIGLGIMGLPMATNIARKGFPLIVYNRTRSKAEAMRGLGASIASSPREVAESSDVVISMVTDAPDVEEVLFGPNGVVEGRHEGLIFIDMSTNSPEVAKSFFSRLSSLGVEFLDAPVTGGDKGAREGTLTIMVGGRRETFERVKPVLEAMGKTIVYGGEAGAGQLLKLCNQIVVGIDMMAVAEALMLARRAGVSEDALLTVLSSGAANSFTVQYYLPKIMRGDLEPGFRAAHLRKDLRYVIDLASKTHTPLPGSSLLLQLYESLVAKGLGEKGTQALIKVYESMTK